One Fuerstiella marisgermanici DNA window includes the following coding sequences:
- a CDS encoding RHS repeat-associated core domain-containing protein, translating to MPFHHARTHHNTARIPDVQGSSGRYHFAIDRLQRLWLRFDPRQILMRPQNRRRHLAWTHFSEPLESRALLSGMAPWGTSDAYNVAYDSLDTSAQSQASVLANDFDMEFDPLTAVLVGSPSDGSITLSSNGHFVYTPDSGFEGSDSFTYQAYDGTGYSGTTTVSLTVATALTPATNLDDRSSAPASNLDSFHVSRHTGGVQIRNRITTGVELVYDSTTDPNPIIGVESEYVQDANSFNYPASVDAQLTLDTIVGTSVHYNASSSLFNGDVIRLTQQVDGSSLATGRYDYELAATVNFTSGGLTSSRTFTGSTHVVNRNVSEFGDNWSIADLDQLFIDSAGVLLVDGDNVASWFEDDSGTFVSPPGPLAFSTLVENMDDTYTLTDKYGNKAEFDEDGLLTEREDRNGNSTTYEYIDADSDTVVDEIETITDHYGRETTFAYTSGLLSSITDFASRVTTIGHDAYGRLTSITRPDPDGAGPIVAPATAYGYSGTTSQLDLVIDALSNDTEIDYDFAGRFDEATYEDTSDVSIVGYLGRGLVDLASGDGTPSDPADLYYPYGATMPPSGSGMMTDQMGNDSTYHVDRFGYMTGFKDALGNRTDIERNANGQPTKQTDPDPAGAPPRPVTEYTYDSDGNLTEIEFPDDTLNTMEYNSNNFMTSFTDELDQETTYTYDAYGNVDTITDPLDNDTEYTYNTEGLVTNITFPDPDGAGSLVAPEIDYTYDVDGRLTKVTNPDSTEVDYTWDSKDRITSVSDELDRVTSYTFDEIDRLLTSTLPDPDGVGGLAAPVTTFTYDAYGNRLTVTDAAGNVTSYDYDDRHRLIELTLPDPDGVGALTSPVLEWAYDAGGRLTTETDALGNDTTYAYDALGRTVSVTSPDPDGVGSQSAAVVSYLYDSLGRLTRITDPLSNQTNFEYDSRNRKVKQTDADPDGAGPLSSPVTEWEYDDAGQLSKSIDPLDFETTYAYDDNGNLTTVTLPDPDGVGSQTSPVYTYAYDDLDRRVSTTDPLSNVSSNVYDINSRIVQLTEPDPDGGGSQSSPVTEWEYDDAGQLTKFIDPLNRETVYDHDNLGRLTKTTQPDPDGVGSLTAPEYLATYDILGNVLTTTDPLGNVTSFDYDDLSRPIKRTDPDPDGVGSLTSPVTEWAYDAAGQRTLITDPLGRSTTLAYDDAGRLTAMTLPDPDGGGALAAPVYAYEWNAAGLATMITDALGNEVSFDYDNLNRRIEQTDPDPDGAGPLSAPVTQWEYDAAGQLVARINPSGAETTYDIDGLGRIIKTTNPDPDGGGSQISTEYEFTYDAVGNVLTRVDGLDKTSSRNYDNLYRLIGTTDANLGETEFAYDGVGNLVSLTDPEGNETTWTYDDLDRMIAETNELSKTRTREYDAAGNVTVMEDRNGRERQFSYDNLNRLTQEEWISALTVIHTIDYVYDAASQPTNVADDNSEYDFTYDDLGRLIEIDNSATPDAPAVVLEMAYDVGNRRTSLTTEVDSTDDFINTYVYDDLGRLTQVSQDEQSGGNSVAEKRVDFAYNSLSQFTEIVRYANVAGTLDVATSDYSYDSANRLTGLDHQHGATALSDYEWVYDSNGQLTSVTTVDGTDDFSYDDVGQVTDVDSDYQSDESYSYDDNGNRTNAGYTTGTNNQVTSDGTYNYEYDDEGNRTKKTAISGGDYVEYEWDHANRLTTVTFKTSGGTKTKEVSYVYDAFDRRIAKDVDSNGNGTVDSGERYAYDGIGMSDIVLVFDENGDLEERLLYGPAVDFPLASEDSSGNVVWFLADQQGTIRDVADYDSGTDTTSVVNHLTYGSFGAIVSQTNSTYSPRHAFTGREWDADAELYYYRARWYDPALGRFISEDPMGFGGADANLSRYVGNAPMNYTDPTGWQRNDNSRRWPDYLLNEIDDTQTFQWMATFQALTTGEPEIGFLNGLGTGFKAIVNSGADGLAGLVSLGFWDPDDVIEVDPTSDLGYESSLLIARIGAEAAIAAATLGLAEAAQAGRLGCQSSQIANSLLIYDTAGNLSSGAQGAHDILMTGEMTPSNTLQLISGVIGIAQMPNMKVPKPNCFVAGTQVVVLSPGTGKPAATGQSTDRNWEFIIAIGAFTVASGLTVRRKRSDLEAEAGSIKRAELSPEVS from the coding sequence ATGCCATTTCATCACGCTCGGACGCACCATAACACAGCTCGAATACCAGACGTGCAAGGTTCCTCGGGGCGATATCACTTCGCCATTGACAGGCTGCAGCGTTTGTGGCTTCGGTTTGATCCTCGACAGATTTTAATGCGTCCGCAGAATCGTCGCCGCCATTTGGCATGGACGCACTTCAGCGAACCTTTGGAATCGCGAGCCCTGTTGTCAGGCATGGCTCCGTGGGGCACCAGTGATGCGTACAACGTGGCTTATGACTCGCTTGACACGTCAGCCCAAAGCCAGGCAAGCGTGTTGGCCAACGACTTCGACATGGAGTTCGACCCGCTGACTGCCGTGCTCGTTGGCAGTCCTTCCGATGGTTCAATCACACTCAGTTCCAACGGGCACTTTGTGTACACACCGGATTCCGGCTTTGAGGGTTCGGATTCCTTCACGTATCAGGCTTACGACGGCACCGGCTACAGTGGCACCACCACAGTTTCGTTGACTGTTGCCACGGCGCTCACGCCCGCGACGAATCTCGACGATCGGTCGTCCGCACCGGCCAGCAATCTCGACAGTTTCCACGTGTCGCGGCATACGGGCGGTGTACAGATCCGTAATCGGATCACGACCGGCGTCGAGCTTGTGTATGACTCCACGACAGATCCCAATCCGATCATTGGTGTTGAATCGGAGTATGTTCAGGACGCCAACTCATTCAACTATCCGGCGTCCGTGGATGCACAATTAACGCTGGACACTATCGTCGGCACAAGTGTGCATTACAACGCCTCCAGCAGTCTGTTTAACGGCGATGTGATTCGACTGACGCAGCAGGTCGACGGAAGCTCACTGGCCACCGGGCGTTATGACTACGAACTGGCAGCCACCGTCAATTTTACCAGTGGCGGACTGACCTCCAGTCGAACGTTCACCGGCAGCACGCATGTCGTAAATCGTAACGTCAGCGAGTTCGGCGATAACTGGTCGATTGCTGATCTTGATCAGTTGTTCATCGATTCAGCAGGCGTGCTGCTGGTTGATGGCGATAATGTGGCATCGTGGTTCGAAGACGACAGTGGCACGTTCGTCAGCCCGCCCGGACCGCTGGCCTTCTCAACGCTGGTTGAGAACATGGATGATACGTACACATTGACAGACAAATACGGCAACAAGGCGGAATTTGACGAAGACGGATTGCTGACGGAACGTGAGGACCGCAACGGCAACTCGACCACCTATGAATACATCGACGCGGACAGCGATACTGTGGTTGATGAAATTGAGACCATCACCGATCACTATGGCCGCGAGACAACCTTTGCCTACACCAGCGGCCTGCTATCCAGTATCACCGATTTCGCGTCCCGCGTGACCACGATTGGACATGATGCTTACGGGCGACTGACATCAATCACACGCCCCGATCCCGATGGTGCCGGACCAATCGTGGCACCGGCCACCGCATACGGCTATAGCGGCACCACCAGCCAGTTGGATCTCGTCATTGACGCTTTGTCGAATGACACCGAAATCGATTACGACTTTGCTGGGCGCTTCGACGAAGCCACTTATGAAGACACCAGCGATGTCAGCATCGTTGGTTATCTTGGTCGGGGACTGGTCGACCTGGCCAGTGGTGACGGAACGCCGTCCGATCCGGCTGACCTGTATTATCCGTATGGAGCCACCATGCCACCGTCGGGCAGCGGCATGATGACGGATCAGATGGGAAACGATTCCACGTATCACGTCGATCGCTTCGGCTACATGACGGGGTTCAAAGATGCTCTTGGCAATCGCACCGATATCGAACGCAATGCCAACGGTCAGCCGACCAAACAAACCGATCCTGATCCGGCCGGTGCTCCACCACGCCCTGTGACTGAATATACCTATGACTCGGACGGCAATCTTACGGAGATCGAGTTTCCTGACGACACACTCAACACGATGGAGTACAACAGCAACAACTTCATGACCAGTTTCACCGATGAACTGGATCAGGAAACGACCTATACATACGACGCCTACGGCAACGTCGATACGATCACGGACCCGCTCGACAACGACACGGAGTACACGTACAACACCGAAGGTCTGGTCACCAATATCACGTTCCCCGATCCCGACGGGGCCGGTTCGCTGGTCGCGCCGGAGATCGATTACACGTACGATGTTGATGGCAGGCTGACGAAGGTGACCAATCCGGATTCCACCGAAGTCGATTACACGTGGGACAGCAAAGATCGCATCACGTCCGTTTCCGACGAGCTGGATCGCGTCACGTCCTACACGTTTGACGAAATCGATCGGCTACTGACGAGTACGCTGCCGGATCCGGATGGTGTTGGCGGACTGGCGGCTCCGGTCACGACCTTCACGTATGATGCCTATGGTAACCGACTGACGGTCACGGATGCCGCCGGAAACGTGACGAGCTATGACTACGACGACCGTCACCGACTGATTGAACTGACGCTTCCTGATCCCGATGGCGTCGGAGCATTAACCTCACCGGTTCTGGAATGGGCGTACGACGCGGGCGGGCGACTCACGACAGAAACAGACGCCCTCGGCAACGATACCACCTACGCCTACGACGCCCTCGGCCGAACAGTTTCGGTAACATCACCAGACCCTGACGGGGTGGGTTCACAATCCGCTGCTGTTGTCAGCTACCTCTATGACTCGCTCGGCCGACTAACACGAATTACCGATCCACTCTCGAATCAAACCAATTTCGAATACGACAGTCGCAACCGAAAGGTCAAACAAACCGACGCTGACCCTGATGGTGCCGGCCCCCTGTCATCGCCAGTCACTGAGTGGGAATATGATGACGCGGGCCAACTTTCCAAGTCCATTGATCCCCTCGATTTCGAAACCACTTACGCCTACGACGACAACGGCAATCTGACGACAGTGACGTTGCCCGATCCCGACGGGGTTGGCAGTCAGACTTCGCCGGTCTACACCTATGCCTACGATGACCTTGATCGCCGGGTAAGCACAACCGACCCCCTCAGCAATGTGAGTAGCAATGTCTATGACATCAATTCGAGGATCGTACAACTCACTGAGCCCGATCCTGATGGTGGTGGCTCACAGTCGTCGCCTGTAACTGAATGGGAGTACGATGATGCTGGCCAACTCACCAAGTTCATTGATCCGCTCAACCGGGAAACTGTCTACGACCACGACAACCTTGGCCGACTGACAAAGACGACACAGCCAGATCCGGACGGTGTTGGTTCACTGACGGCTCCAGAGTATCTGGCGACGTATGACATTCTTGGCAATGTTCTGACTACAACGGACCCATTGGGAAACGTAACGTCCTTCGATTACGACGATTTGTCACGACCGATCAAGCGAACGGACCCAGACCCTGATGGAGTGGGTTCACTCACGTCGCCCGTGACGGAATGGGCCTATGACGCCGCCGGGCAACGGACGCTGATCACCGATCCTCTCGGCAGGTCCACTACGCTTGCGTACGATGATGCTGGTCGTTTAACCGCAATGACGCTGCCTGATCCCGATGGTGGTGGGGCGTTGGCTGCTCCAGTCTATGCCTATGAATGGAATGCGGCGGGCCTGGCGACGATGATCACGGATGCTTTGGGAAACGAGGTGTCTTTTGACTATGACAATCTCAATCGACGCATCGAACAAACCGATCCCGATCCTGACGGTGCTGGTCCGTTGTCGGCACCGGTGACGCAATGGGAATACGATGCCGCCGGTCAGCTTGTCGCCAGGATCAACCCTTCAGGGGCAGAAACCACATACGATATTGATGGACTCGGGCGGATTATCAAGACGACCAACCCTGATCCGGACGGCGGTGGTTCTCAAATATCGACCGAATACGAGTTCACATACGATGCTGTCGGAAACGTGCTGACTCGCGTTGATGGGCTGGATAAAACCAGTTCCAGAAATTACGACAATCTCTACCGTCTCATCGGGACGACCGACGCAAATCTCGGCGAGACAGAATTTGCCTATGACGGTGTTGGTAATCTGGTGAGTCTAACGGACCCGGAAGGCAATGAAACAACGTGGACGTATGACGACCTTGACCGCATGATCGCCGAGACCAACGAATTGAGTAAGACTCGCACACGTGAGTACGACGCAGCGGGCAATGTTACGGTGATGGAAGATCGAAATGGCAGAGAACGCCAATTCAGCTACGACAATCTGAACCGCCTGACCCAGGAAGAATGGATCAGTGCTTTAACTGTAATTCATACGATTGACTACGTATACGATGCTGCGTCTCAGCCAACCAACGTTGCGGACGACAATTCCGAGTACGATTTTACTTACGACGACCTTGGGCGGCTGATAGAAATCGACAATAGCGCGACGCCCGACGCTCCGGCCGTGGTGTTGGAGATGGCATACGATGTCGGCAATCGAAGGACATCGCTCACTACTGAAGTTGACAGTACGGATGACTTCATCAACACCTACGTCTACGACGACCTTGGGAGACTGACACAGGTGAGCCAGGACGAGCAGTCCGGCGGAAACAGCGTGGCCGAAAAACGCGTCGACTTTGCCTACAACAGCCTGAGCCAGTTCACCGAAATCGTACGGTATGCGAATGTGGCCGGGACACTGGATGTAGCGACCTCTGACTATTCATACGACTCGGCAAACCGATTGACCGGGCTCGATCATCAGCATGGGGCCACAGCTCTGTCCGACTACGAATGGGTGTACGACAGCAATGGCCAGTTAACCAGCGTCACGACTGTCGACGGAACAGATGATTTCAGCTACGACGATGTTGGACAGGTGACAGACGTGGATTCCGACTACCAGTCCGACGAGTCGTATTCGTACGACGACAATGGAAACCGTACAAACGCAGGATACACCACGGGTACCAACAATCAGGTCACATCTGACGGTACTTACAATTATGAGTACGACGACGAGGGGAATCGGACAAAGAAGACGGCCATTTCCGGCGGCGACTACGTCGAATATGAATGGGATCATGCGAATCGATTGACAACCGTCACGTTTAAGACATCCGGAGGCACCAAAACGAAAGAGGTCTCCTACGTCTATGATGCATTTGATCGGCGTATCGCCAAGGACGTCGATTCCAATGGTAATGGCACCGTGGATTCGGGCGAACGATACGCGTACGACGGGATCGGCATGTCCGATATTGTCCTTGTGTTCGACGAAAACGGAGACCTGGAAGAGCGGCTGCTCTACGGGCCAGCCGTTGATTTCCCACTGGCGTCTGAAGACAGCTCAGGAAACGTGGTGTGGTTCCTGGCGGATCAACAGGGGACGATCCGCGATGTGGCCGATTACGACAGCGGAACGGACACGACCAGCGTGGTCAATCATCTGACGTACGGTTCGTTTGGTGCGATTGTTTCACAAACGAATTCCACATACAGCCCTCGCCATGCCTTCACCGGACGTGAATGGGATGCCGACGCCGAACTCTATTACTACAGAGCCAGATGGTACGACCCGGCTCTCGGTCGCTTCATCAGCGAAGATCCAATGGGATTTGGCGGAGCCGACGCCAACCTGAGCCGCTACGTGGGTAATGCTCCGATGAACTACACGGATCCCACGGGTTGGCAGCGAAATGACAACTCACGTCGCTGGCCCGATTATCTACTTAACGAAATTGACGACACTCAAACATTTCAGTGGATGGCGACATTTCAGGCGTTGACCACCGGAGAACCAGAAATAGGTTTCTTGAATGGACTGGGGACCGGATTCAAAGCGATTGTCAATTCAGGTGCAGATGGACTCGCGGGGTTAGTCTCGCTTGGATTTTGGGATCCTGACGATGTGATCGAAGTGGATCCCACTTCAGACCTTGGTTATGAAAGCTCCTTGCTCATCGCAAGGATCGGAGCCGAAGCCGCCATTGCTGCGGCAACGCTTGGGTTGGCCGAAGCGGCGCAGGCTGGACGACTTGGGTGCCAGTCATCACAAATCGCCAACTCACTTCTGATTTATGATACCGCAGGAAACCTTTCCAGCGGAGCACAGGGAGCTCACGATATCTTAATGACTGGAGAGATGACCCCCTCCAACACCTTGCAACTGATTTCTGGCGTCATCGGCATCGCACAAATGCCCAACATGAAAGTGCCGAAGCCGAACTGCTTTGTCGCCGGGACTCAGGTGGTTGTTTTGTCTCCTGGGACCGGAAAACCAGCAGCTACAGGTCAAAGCACTGATCGCAATTGGGAGTTCATTATTGCGATTGGGGCATTCACCGTGGCATCCGGGCTGACCGTTCGACGTAAACGAAGCGATTTAGAGGCGGAAGCAGGCAGCATCAAACGGGCGGAGTTGAGTCCTGAAGTGTCCTGA
- a CDS encoding ParA family protein — protein sequence MTVIAVTNSKGGVGKSTLAVHLAVWLHEQGHRVILADCDTQHSSSEWINEACPDVEAVRLESPDEIIDELPQLANDVDYVIADGPGSNTETSRTLLLFADLAIFPCKASMLEARALAKATKVLHQAHTVNPGRPTAVIVLSMVGRKYRLTQDMVEAAKALNMPLADTPMVLRQIYADAPGQGAVVWQLGARAREATKEVRRLFTEIVPEAKTTKAKPRKPKRKKKEAA from the coding sequence ATGACAGTCATCGCAGTCACCAACAGCAAAGGCGGAGTCGGCAAATCCACGCTGGCTGTGCATCTGGCCGTCTGGCTCCATGAGCAGGGCCACCGAGTCATCCTCGCCGATTGCGACACGCAACACAGCTCGTCCGAGTGGATCAACGAAGCCTGTCCCGATGTCGAAGCCGTTCGCCTTGAAAGCCCGGACGAAATCATCGACGAACTTCCGCAACTCGCGAACGACGTGGACTACGTCATCGCCGATGGTCCGGGCAGCAACACCGAAACGAGCCGAACACTGCTGCTCTTCGCAGATCTGGCCATATTCCCCTGCAAGGCATCCATGCTCGAAGCCCGGGCCCTCGCGAAAGCCACGAAAGTGCTGCATCAAGCACATACCGTGAATCCGGGGAGACCAACGGCCGTGATCGTATTGAGCATGGTCGGCCGCAAATACCGACTCACACAGGACATGGTCGAGGCAGCAAAGGCGTTGAATATGCCACTGGCTGACACGCCCATGGTGCTGCGGCAAATCTATGCCGACGCTCCCGGTCAGGGAGCCGTCGTCTGGCAACTCGGCGCGCGTGCCCGAGAAGCAACGAAAGAAGTCCGTCGCCTCTTTACTGAGATCGTGCCCGAAGCAAAGACCACGAAAGCGAAACCACGCAAACCAAAGCGTAAGAAGAAGGAGGCCGCATGA
- a CDS encoding replication initiator protein A translates to MAREKPTAQILRFKPDPGNARDELNLCEFPLALLSSRAPDGCNKLTFTDKVWDESRQKAVQRSLLVTAPTHYGLPTAKDEEVLLGLIHLTEQQHQFREPTVYFTRYELIKLLGWNQGAKSYNRIRESLARWKSVTLDYRHAWRRSDSWVSEIFSLIDNVTLCEGETQRTIDKDSNQINLPLSSFTWNRIFFESMQRKHFKKLDFGFYLQLETATAKRLFRFLDKRFGSGRMHWEFDLQEFAFEHIGLARTYNSGKIKEKLRPAIEELEQEGYLVPRTREERYVKRGKQWRVNFTRASGKAVDAQPHTRPLDADLMQRGVSRQLAEELAAAFDDEAVSRQIAVFDWIMENDRESLKNPAGYLVESIRGDFQPPAEYKTPAERAAAEQRLQQRKVVELKAKQIENSEQQAVMAERAHIEAIREKLSVADLHKLEQAAMKAADPEQQQALSLPTFRTMQLRLLVDKQILQRYPMAECCL, encoded by the coding sequence ATGGCTCGAGAAAAACCCACCGCTCAGATCCTTCGCTTCAAACCCGATCCCGGCAACGCTCGTGATGAGTTGAACCTCTGCGAGTTCCCGCTGGCTCTGCTCTCCAGTCGAGCTCCGGACGGCTGTAACAAGCTGACTTTCACTGACAAAGTCTGGGATGAATCCCGGCAGAAGGCAGTTCAACGATCGCTGTTGGTCACGGCTCCCACGCATTACGGCCTGCCCACCGCCAAAGACGAAGAAGTGCTGCTCGGACTCATCCACCTGACCGAGCAGCAGCATCAGTTTCGCGAACCGACCGTCTACTTCACCCGCTACGAGCTCATCAAGTTGCTGGGCTGGAATCAGGGAGCCAAATCCTACAACCGCATTCGCGAATCGCTGGCTCGCTGGAAAAGCGTCACGCTGGACTATCGGCATGCGTGGCGGCGCTCCGACAGCTGGGTGTCCGAGATCTTCAGCCTGATCGACAATGTCACGTTGTGTGAGGGAGAAACTCAACGCACAATCGACAAGGACTCCAACCAGATCAACCTGCCGCTGTCCAGCTTCACATGGAATCGAATCTTCTTTGAATCGATGCAGCGCAAGCACTTCAAAAAACTCGATTTTGGATTCTATCTGCAACTGGAGACCGCAACCGCCAAACGCCTGTTTCGGTTTCTGGACAAACGGTTCGGCAGCGGCCGCATGCACTGGGAGTTCGACCTGCAGGAATTCGCGTTCGAACATATCGGACTCGCCCGCACCTACAACAGCGGCAAGATCAAGGAGAAGTTGCGACCTGCCATCGAAGAGCTGGAGCAGGAAGGCTATCTCGTGCCCCGCACACGCGAAGAACGCTACGTCAAACGCGGCAAGCAGTGGCGGGTGAACTTCACGCGAGCCTCCGGCAAAGCCGTTGACGCTCAACCACACACCCGGCCGCTGGATGCGGATCTCATGCAACGCGGCGTGAGCCGGCAACTGGCCGAAGAACTGGCCGCCGCCTTCGACGACGAGGCTGTCTCACGCCAGATCGCCGTGTTCGACTGGATCATGGAGAATGATCGCGAAAGCCTCAAGAACCCCGCCGGTTATCTGGTGGAGTCCATTCGCGGCGACTTCCAGCCACCGGCCGAATACAAAACTCCGGCCGAACGGGCCGCAGCCGAGCAACGCTTGCAGCAACGGAAGGTGGTCGAACTGAAGGCAAAACAGATCGAAAACTCCGAACAACAGGCGGTAATGGCAGAACGAGCACACATCGAGGCGATTCGGGAGAAGCTCAGCGTGGCCGACCTCCACAAGCTCGAACAGGCGGCCATGAAAGCCGCCGATCCGGAGCAGCAGCAGGCCCTCAGCCTCCCCACCTTCCGCACGATGCAGTTGCGGCTGCTGGTCGACAAACAGATCCTGCAACGCTATCCCATGGCGGAATGCTGCCTATAG
- a CDS encoding PEGA domain-containing protein, protein MFHSAESVRAVDASFGVCWSARQWGEAFSPAGFPRLARGTRSMAAFHSHPFASSAAGGLPTVQSSFPRGRKRAIPVRLKTSLATQLAAAILLAGTSVAAGSWPAASMALLCIAALLGIRRLLRCGSTGALLGARHSAIIACGVLVVITIVAAMNRSSLVLPGLGGIVLMVQYLSALASVVPSSSAASVRQCFPAANRRPMPQMLLASTILLSTWSVAEARDIRVRIVTTPKAATIFVDGKKAKRKTPTTLSLSPGDEVVLQRPGYETYEFEANPDELKIEKKLKEITEFTLYFETKTSNRRWANTRDLKMVVMLNGNADDQRVLRGRGIRRVGAIDQFEFEFDCPARNIKSIRMAALAGDDKWRCDYVRLRMVKRDGAETKIYTRVVNGWFSCDSKEGHQQFDIPLTAVAFMPPRK, encoded by the coding sequence ATGTTTCATTCTGCGGAATCGGTGCGCGCTGTCGATGCATCCTTTGGGGTGTGTTGGTCAGCCCGCCAATGGGGAGAAGCGTTCTCCCCGGCGGGTTTTCCACGTTTGGCACGGGGCACTCGATCCATGGCAGCTTTCCATTCTCACCCATTCGCCTCGTCCGCCGCAGGCGGACTTCCCACCGTTCAATCATCGTTTCCACGTGGCCGAAAGCGGGCGATACCTGTCCGGCTGAAGACCAGCCTTGCCACACAACTTGCCGCCGCGATACTTCTGGCCGGTACATCCGTCGCGGCGGGATCCTGGCCCGCCGCATCAATGGCCCTGCTGTGTATCGCTGCACTGCTCGGCATTCGGAGATTGCTTCGCTGCGGATCAACCGGTGCGTTGCTGGGTGCTCGTCACTCGGCGATCATCGCCTGCGGTGTGTTGGTGGTGATCACGATTGTGGCGGCAATGAATCGTTCCAGCCTGGTCCTGCCGGGTCTGGGCGGCATCGTGTTGATGGTGCAGTATCTGTCCGCCCTGGCGAGCGTGGTGCCATCAAGCTCTGCCGCGTCGGTGCGGCAGTGTTTTCCTGCAGCGAATCGAAGGCCGATGCCGCAAATGCTGCTCGCCTCGACGATACTTCTCTCCACATGGAGTGTGGCCGAGGCCCGTGACATTCGCGTTCGGATCGTCACGACACCCAAAGCTGCCACCATTTTCGTCGACGGGAAGAAGGCCAAACGCAAAACACCGACCACGCTGAGTCTGTCGCCCGGCGATGAGGTGGTTCTGCAACGGCCGGGCTACGAGACCTATGAGTTTGAAGCTAACCCTGACGAGTTGAAAATCGAAAAGAAGCTCAAGGAAATCACCGAGTTCACCCTGTACTTCGAAACCAAGACGTCCAACCGGCGATGGGCGAACACCCGCGACCTGAAGATGGTCGTGATGCTCAACGGCAACGCTGACGATCAACGGGTACTTCGGGGAAGGGGCATCCGCCGCGTCGGGGCCATTGATCAGTTCGAATTCGAGTTTGACTGTCCGGCCCGCAACATCAAGAGCATCCGCATGGCGGCCCTCGCGGGCGATGACAAATGGCGATGCGATTATGTCCGGCTCCGAATGGTCAAGCGGGACGGGGCGGAAACGAAGATCTATACCAGAGTTGTCAATGGCTGGTTCTCCTGTGACTCAAAGGAAGGTCATCAACAGTTCGACATCCCGCTGACCGCTGTCGCCTTCATGCCGCCGCGAAAGTAA
- a CDS encoding type II toxin-antitoxin system Phd/YefM family antitoxin has protein sequence MEFVSTTEFQGQLSHYLASSREAPIVVQKSGYPVAVVLSPVEYQHLQELEDLYWLARAEAAESTSP, from the coding sequence ATGGAGTTTGTTTCAACGACGGAGTTTCAGGGGCAACTCAGCCATTACCTCGCATCCTCACGCGAAGCACCGATTGTTGTGCAGAAATCCGGCTACCCTGTGGCTGTCGTATTGTCGCCCGTGGAGTATCAGCATCTGCAGGAACTCGAAGATCTGTACTGGCTGGCTCGTGCCGAAGCGGCGGAGTCCACTAGCCCATAG
- a CDS encoding AbrB/MazE/SpoVT family DNA-binding domain-containing protein, translated as MMQNGTTDEQWNCRIDTSGRLVLPQPVRIRQGLNDGGELVVSIEDRAIVLRSYEEAMQRLQDAFCEGIPADVSLSRELMEARRAEARRETNH; from the coding sequence ATGATGCAGAATGGAACAACGGATGAACAATGGAATTGCCGCATCGACACTTCGGGTCGATTGGTCCTGCCGCAGCCGGTGAGAATCCGGCAGGGGCTCAACGATGGTGGTGAGCTTGTGGTGAGCATCGAAGACAGGGCGATCGTGCTGCGAAGCTACGAGGAAGCCATGCAACGACTGCAGGACGCCTTCTGCGAAGGCATCCCCGCTGACGTGAGCCTGTCCCGCGAGTTAATGGAAGCACGTCGTGCGGAGGCCCGGCGTGAGACGAATCATTGA
- a CDS encoding type II toxin-antitoxin system VapC family toxin, whose translation MRRIIDASVVLAVCQNEPGMEEARHRMRFGLISAVNASEVYQKSGACDRLSLARAIMATAGIEIVPFTNDVALIAAEIHPLVKGRDISFADRACLALGMAEYLPILTGDHAWLHLPIDAEVETFRQMS comes from the coding sequence GTGAGACGAATCATTGACGCGTCCGTGGTGCTCGCCGTTTGCCAGAACGAGCCGGGCATGGAAGAAGCCCGACACCGAATGCGGTTCGGGCTGATCTCCGCGGTCAATGCGTCGGAGGTCTACCAGAAGAGCGGAGCGTGCGACAGGTTGTCACTGGCCAGAGCCATCATGGCCACGGCGGGTATCGAGATCGTCCCGTTCACGAATGACGTCGCTCTGATTGCGGCCGAAATTCACCCGCTGGTGAAAGGCCGTGACATCTCCTTCGCCGACCGAGCATGCCTTGCTCTGGGCATGGCTGAATACCTGCCGATACTCACCGGCGATCATGCTTGGTTGCACCTGCCGATCGACGCCGAAGTGGAAACGTTTCGGCAGATGAGCTGA